From Daucus carota subsp. sativus chromosome 6, DH1 v3.0, whole genome shotgun sequence, the proteins below share one genomic window:
- the LOC108224310 gene encoding uncharacterized protein LOC108224310 produces MPELTQTNDEFWSKDVSYDQLQKFWADMSEQGRQELLRVDKQALFEKARNNMFCSRCHGFLLEEFSQIVMYQNRKTDGSQGDDDQDPSIHPWGCLATTRDGALTLLDGYLFSTSLKGIQNVFDNARKRERERKLNNPNACGVGGRRWKGPGTREACAVHNARIPLERMVGFWSSLGKESRQSLLKMKEEDFIERLVHRFDRKKFCKDCRKNVVREFKELKELMRIRKEPGFQCEISGDTVQVDWSHTFIDSHRTYHHFEWAIGSEKGKSDISNFQNVGLSGIVQVNGLDLRGLDACYVTLRAWKTDGDCTEFSVKAHTLKGQQCIHRRLLVGDGLVAITEGESIRDFFKHAEEVMKEDADLVDDDGNRLDGECSRIQKHAKTPELAREFLLDAATVIFKEQVEKAFRERTARQNAHSVFVSFALKYLEDSAHVACKEILTLEKQMKLLEEEVMEKNEEEERKERRRIKEREKKLRRKERTRETERHRDDCSPTDQQIALEVSIAESTMDNDKPDAIKKGKVMLSRNEQRTIGHASKNMHNSSDISTDENLTTSSDKNGSSGSDHLEYSVRKLKKRYKQDKNNKCSIHRQPGVVSGSGIMVKKSEQSYLDNHFGSSSMTTTGLNKHSRSSAAKSIIRDGRSKLHERVHCSNMMSDSGELPAHSCYQHSDYRGKVESCCMTTPAGQKYVCKPHPASLDMSKLSNFGNKLTLGDYITDSCGRLNLFVAENVPSSRSSTSSSDAMEPYKNLESSGALCYEVGGQKTVIIKGRGDVEEELAMGNNGPSGFHLDKETCQHSEELMESQIQMCSYLTETKEPSSNSISSSDSRSLCLNEGDCDGSSPNPQIIEPLSTLNSDDTSQQSEERDIPKKQDPFETKPNAPVKKNLNSDISQANDKDFSLFHFGGPFALAAAYKSDPLLEDAVGGLSLTKCIHQSKGDRTCSRKEFIREYSLFASCKGITFSIF; encoded by the exons ATGCCAGAATTAACACAGACCAATGATGAATTCTGGTCGAAAGATGTTAGCTATGATCAGCTCCAGAAG TTCTGGGCCGATATGTCAGAACAAGGTCGTCAGGAGCTTCTGAGAGTCGATAAGCAAGCCCTGTTCGAGAAGGCTCGTAATAACATGTTTTGTTCTAGATGTCATGGCTTTTTGCTCGAAGAGTTTTCACAGATTGTTATGTACCAGAACAGGAAGACTGATGGTTCTCAAGGTGATGATGATCAAGATCCTTCCATCCACCCGTGGGGATGTCTTGCGACAACTAGAGATGGGGCACTTACGCTTTTGGATGGCTACTTGTTTTCGACCTCTCTAAAGGGGATTCAGAAT GTGTTTGACAATGCTCGTAAACGAGAAAGGGAGCGCAAATTGAATAATCCTAATGCTTGCGGTGTGGGAGGTCGTAGGTGGAAAGGACCTGGAACAAGGGAAGCTTGTGCAGTGCATAATGCGCGGATTCCTCTTGAAAGAATGGTTGGTTTTTGGTCAAGCCTGGGAAAAGAGTCTCGCCAATCTCTTCTGAAGATGAAAGAAGAGGATTTTATTGAACGATTAGTTCACAG GTTTGACAGGAAGAAATTTTGTAAAGATTGCAGAAAGAATGTTGTTCGCGAGTTTAAGGAATTAAAGGAACTGATGCGCATAAGAAAAGAACCTGGATTCCAGTGTGAG ATATCCGGTGACACAGTCCAAGTTGATTGGAGCCACACATTTATAGACTCTCATAGAACATACCATCACTTTGAATGGGCAATTGGAAGTGAAAAAGGAAAATCTGACATTTCCAATTTCCAAAATGTTGGATTAAGTGGAATCGTTCAAGTAAACGGCTTGGATCTTAGGGGCTTGGATGCATGCTATGTCACCTTAAGAGCATGGAAAACAGATGGAGACTGTACTGAATTTTCTGTTAAAGCCCATACACTGAAGGGGCAACAATGTATTCATCGCAGGCTTCTGGTTGGTGATGGGCTTGTGGCGATTACAGAAGGAGAAAGTATAAGAGACTTTTTTAAGCATGCTGAAGAGGTTATGAAAGAG GATGCCGATTTAGTGGATGATgatggaaataggcttgatgGAGAATGCTCGCGGATCCAAAAACATGCGAAGACTCCTGAGCTTGCACGGGAATTTCTTCTGGATGCTGCTACAGTTATTTTCAAGGAGCAA GTAGAGAAGGCTTTTAGGGAAAGGACAGCGCGTCAAAATGCCCACAGcgtttttgtttcttttgccTTAAAATATCTTGAAGACAGTGCTCATGTTGCTTGCAAGGAAATACTGACACTGGAAAAGCAG ATGAAACTActagaagaagaagtgatggaaaaaaatgaagaagaagaacgGAAGGAAAGGAGGAGAAttaaagaaagagaaaaaaagcTCCGAAGAAAAGAGAGAACAAGGGAAACTGAAAGACACAGAGACGATTGTTCTCCTACTGATCAGCAAATCGCACTCGAAGTTAGCATAGCAGAATCAACAATGGATAATGACAAGCCTGATGCCATTAAAAAAGGGAAAGTTATGTTATCAAGGAATGAGCAACGAACAATTGGGCACGCCAGCAAAAATATGCACAACTCATCTGATATCAGTACTGATGAAAACCTTACCACCAGTTCAGATAAGAATGGTTCATCTGGATCTGATCACTTAGAGTACTCTGTAAGGAAACTAAAAAAGCGTTATAAACAGGATAAAAACAACAAATGTTCTATTCATAGGCAACCTGGAGTTGTTTCCGGAAGTGGGATCATGGTTAAGAAATCTGAGCAGAGTTATCTGGATAATCATTTTGGTAGTTCTTCAATGACTACCACTGGATTGAATAAGCATTCTAGAAGTAGTGCTGCAAAGTCAATTATCAGAGACGGTCGCTCTAAGCTTCACGAAAGGGTACATTGCTCCAATATGATGAGTGACAGTGGTGAGTTGCCAGCACATAGCTGCTATCAGCATAGTGATTACAGAGGCAAGGTAGAGTCATGCTGTATGACGACTCCAGCCGGTCAGAAGTATGTTTGTAAGCCACATCCTGCTTCTTTAGATATGTCCAAACTATCTAATTTTGGAAATAAGCTCACTCTAGGAGATTACATTACTGATAGTTGTGGCAGACTAAACCTTTTTGTCGCAGAGAATGTTCCCTCCAGCAGATCTTCTACTTCGAGTAGTGATGCTATGGAACCCTATAAAAATCTTGAATCCTCTGGTGCCTTATGTTATGAAGTAGGTGGTCAGAAGACTGTTATCATCAAAGGCCGAGGTGATGTTGAAGAAGAATTAGCAATGGGAAATAACGGCCCCAGCGGATTCCATCTTGATAAAGAAACTTGTCAGCACTCTGAGGAACTAATGGAATCTCAAATTCAAATGTGTAGTTATTTAACTGAGACCAAGGAGCCTTCCAGTAACAGCATATCCAGTTCTGACAGCCGCTCATTATGCCTTAACGAGGGAGACTGCGATGGGTCATCTCCAAATCCCCAGATTATTGAACCCTTGTCAACTTTAAATTCAGATGATACCAGTCAACAATCCGAAGAAAGAGATATTCCAAAGAAACAAGATCCTTTTGAAACAAAACCAAATGCACCAGTCAAGAAAAACTTAAACTCCGACATATCACAAGCTAACGATAAGGATTTCTCCCTTTTCCATTTTGGTGGTCCATTTGCTCTTGCCGCTGCCTACAAATCAGATCCTCTGCTAGAAGATGCTGTTGGAGGTCTTTCTTTAACCAAGTGTATCCATCAGAGTAAAGGCGATCGCACATGCAGTAGAAAAGAGTTCATCAGAGAGTACAGTTTATTCGCGTCTTGCAAGGGAATCACATTTTCAATCTTCTGA
- the LOC108224311 gene encoding uncharacterized protein LOC108224311, with translation MASNVFTQFKYSDSLTVVGISICTAIVCEAISWLLIYRTSSYKSLKSTIDKASKKLETMKTDPTAPKISAKKSKTKKIDRVETSLKESSRDLSLFKFKSGAVVALVLFVVFGFLNNLFEGKAVAKLPFVPIKLVQKMSHRGLQGEDFTDCSMAFLYFLCSISIRTNLQKFLGFSPPRGAAGAGLFPMPDPKTN, from the coding sequence ATGGCTTCGAATGTATTCACACAATTCAAATACTCAGACAGCTTAACAGTAGTAGGAATCTCAATCTGCACGGCAATCGTCTGCGAAGCGATCTCCTGGCTCCTAATCTACCGCACTAGCTCCTACAAATCACTCAAATCCACCATCGACAAGGCCTCCAAGAAGCTCGAGACTATGAAGACCGATCCCACCGCCCCGAAAATCTCGGCGAAAAAATCGAAGACCAAGAAGATCGACCGCGTGGAGACGAGCCTCAAGGAGTCGAGCCGCGACTTGTCGCTCTTCAAGTTCAAGTCGGGCGCCGTGGTGGCGCTCGTGTTGTTCGTGGTATTTGGGTTCTTGAATAATTTGTTTGAGGGCAAGGCGGTTGCGAAATTGCCGTTTGTGCCGATCAAATTGGTGCAGAAGATGAGCCATAGAGGGCTGCAAGGGGAGGATTTCACGGATTGTTCGATGGCGTTTTTGTATTTCTTGTGTTCGATCAGTATTCGGACGAATTTGCAGAAGTTTTTGGGGTTTTCGCCGCCACGTGGGGCTGCTGGCGCTGGATTGTTTCCAATGCCGGATCCCAAGACtaactga